Part of the Halopenitus persicus genome is shown below.
CGATCGTGATGGTAACTCACAAGATCGAGGAGGCGCTGCTGGCCGACCACGCGGTCCTCCTGCAGGGCGGAACCGTCTATCGGGAGGGGCCGGCCCGCGAGGTGTTCACCGACGTCGAGTCGCTCCGCGAGTCCCGCGTGGCGGTCCCGCCGCTCGTGGAGGCGTTCGACCGCCTCGGCCTCCCGAACGCGGACCTGCCGCTGATCCCCCAGGAGGTTCCCGGCGCCGCCGCCGACCACGGGCTGACGTGGACGCCGCCGGCCCGGATTGACGGGAAGACGCCGACATCCGGATCGTCGGGCACGACCGACGCGCCGAGTGCTGCGAGCTCCACGGACGCTCCCGGCGCGCCCGCCGGCACGGGGACGAATCTCGGCGATCCGGTCTTCGAGCTCGAGGACGTGGTCTTCGAGTACGGAACCGACCGGGGACCGGTCCGTGCAGTCGACGGGATCTCGTTGACGGTCCGGGAGGGAGAGGTGATCGCGCTCGTGGGCCACAACGGTTCGGGGAAGACGACGCTCGCGAAACACCTCAACGGGCTCCACGAGCCCGACGCCGGCAGCGTCCGATACGACGGCCGGGAGGTCGCTGACTACTCGATGTCAGGGATCGGCCGCGACGTCGGGTACGTCTTCCAGAACCCCGACCACCAGATCTTCGCGGACACGGTGCGCGAGGAGGTCGCGTTCGGCCCGGAGAACTTCGGGCTCGAGGGCGAGGAGCTCGACCGGCGCGTGCGCGAGGCGCTCGAGACCGTCGAGCTCGACGGGCTCGAGGACGCCGACCCCTTCGCGTTCTCGAAGGGACAGCGCCAGCGGGTCGCGCTCGCGGGGATCCTCGCGACCGACCCCGAGGTGATCGTCTTCGACGAGCCGACGACCGGCCTCGACGCGACCCAGCAGGAGCAGTTCATGCAGCTCGTCGCCAAGCTCAACCGCGAGGAGGCGGTCACCGTGGTGATGGTCACCCACTCGATGGACACGGTCGCGCGGTATGCACCGCGCACTGCCGTGCTTAAAAATGGGCGGGTCGTCTTCGACGGGAGCACGCGCGAGCTGTTCGCCGACGCCGACCTGCTGGCTGACAACGACCTCCAGCCCCCCCACGTCGTCGAAGCGTCACACGAGTTGGCGGCCGCGGCCGGGATCGACGACGCGCTGCCCGCCCTGTCGATCGACGAGCTCGTGGCCGGGTTGGAAACCGACACGGCCGCTGATGCCGCCGAGGAGTCGGAGGCGGACGCGGAGGAGGAGGCGGACGCGGAGGTGGACCGATGAGCGCGACCTCGCTGTACGTCGACCGCGGGACGTGGATCCATCGGCTGGACGCGCGCAGCACCCTCGCGTTCGTGCTCGCGATCTTCGTCTCGGGATACATCTTCGACGACCCGCGGTTCGCGGCGGTCCCGCTCGTGGTCGCCTTCGTCTCCCTGATCGCCGTCGGCGGCTGGCCAAACTTCAAGCGGCTCTCGCCGATCGTCGCCGCGCTGTTCGTCGTCGGGCTCGTCGTCTGGCCGCTGTTCACCGGCCCGGGCGGCCCGACCGTGATCGACCTCGGCCCGCTCGTGCTCTCCGAGCGCGAGCTGCTGTTCGCGCTGGGTCGCTCCGAGCGCATCGCCGTTTTCATCGTCGGCGGACTGCTGTTCGTGACGACGACCTCGAACGAGGAGATCGTCAGCGGGATGCGCCAGCTCGGGATCCCGTTCGCGTTCTGTTTCGCCGTCGGAACGGCGCTCCGGCTGTTCCCCACGTTCATCGACGCCGCCGGAACGGTCAAGCAGGCCCAGGAGGCGCGCGGGCTGGACCTTTCGGACGGCAACCTGATCGAGCGGCTTCGCAGCTTCGTCCCCCTGCTCGTGCCGGTCTTCATGACCGCCTTCCGGAACGTCAACACCCAGTCGATGGCGCTCGAGGCTCGCGGCTTCGACACCCGCCGCGACCGGACCTTCTACGGCGCGAGTTCGATGGGCGGCATCGACTGGGCGGTCACGGTCGCCTCGCTCGTGGTGATCGTCGGCGTCGTCGGGCTGCGGCTCGCCGGGTACGGCACTTTATAAATCACTTAAATACATCATCCTCGGTTTCTTCGTCTCCTCCATCTTTTCCGACTTCTCCCCCACCTCCGGCTTCTCCCCCACCTCCGGCTTCCTCGTCTTCTCCCTCAGTCGACGATTTCCTGGGGAGCTCCCGTCGCCGCGAGAGATACACCGGGATCACGATCAGGCCGCCGGTCGGGATCAGGATCCCCAGCCAGTACGTCTCGGGGTTCTCCAGTCCGAGTCGACGGGCATCGAGATAGACGATCGCCGCGATCGGGATCTGCACGACCAGGAGGGCGAGGAGGACGAAGACCACGAGCTCGGGCATTCTATGTCGGACGACGGCCCCCGGCGCAAAAACGGTAGCTCCCGGATTTATAAGCAATACCGGCGAGTCGAACGCCGGTAGTTAAAAGCTACTCCCCTCGTGCCGCCAGTCGGTGGCGTACTCGCGCTGGGACTCGATCATCTCGTCGATCGTGACGTCGAGGGTCTCGAGCTTCCGTTCGGCGACCTCGCGGTCGAGGCGGTCCGGGATCGCGTAGGCGCCGGGCGTGAGATCGCGGTTCTCGACGATCAGGTCGTAGGCGGCGACGAACATCATCGAGTGGGTCGTGTCGATCACCTCGGCGGGGTGACCCTGGCTGTACGGCCCGGTGAGGTTCACGAGCCGGCCGTCCGCCAGCAGGTTGATGTCGCGACCGTCGGGCATGTGGTACCGGGTGACGCCCTCCTTCGGGGTCGAGGTGTCGCTTGCGAGCCCCGCGAGCGCGTCGACGTCGATCTCGACGTCGAAGTGGCCGGCGTTGGCGAGCTGGACGCCGTCGGCCATCGCCTCGAAGTGCTCCTTCCGGATGACGTCGCGGTTGCCGGTCGTGGTGATGAACAGGTCGCCGACGTCGGTGGCCTCGGCCATCGACATCACGCGGTGGCCGTCCATGTGCGCCTCCAGCGCCTTTCGGGGGTCGACCTCGGTGACGATCGTCTGTGCGCCCATCCCGCGGGCCTTGCGCGCGATCCCGCGGCCGCAGTAGCCGTAGCCG
Proteins encoded:
- a CDS encoding ABC transporter ATP-binding protein: MTDEEDGIAARLRNVVFSYDRDETLPDPETLDTTDVDPDEREGPVLRGVDLDVPAGSFTVVMGASGGGKSTLLRTLNAIIPDFITGSFAGEVDVLERDATATRVSEMATDVGMLLQDYEAQLFGTSVAAEVAFGPENIAVPPAEIDDRIDDTLRLAGLESLDRRREPSGLSGGQKQRLVFAGVAAMHPRLLVLDEPTSDLDPSGTRELLSAIGSLAGANLDRSPGASATAVAADADWDGPETIVMVTHKIEEALLADHAVLLQGGTVYREGPAREVFTDVESLRESRVAVPPLVEAFDRLGLPNADLPLIPQEVPGAAADHGLTWTPPARIDGKTPTSGSSGTTDAPSAASSTDAPGAPAGTGTNLGDPVFELEDVVFEYGTDRGPVRAVDGISLTVREGEVIALVGHNGSGKTTLAKHLNGLHEPDAGSVRYDGREVADYSMSGIGRDVGYVFQNPDHQIFADTVREEVAFGPENFGLEGEELDRRVREALETVELDGLEDADPFAFSKGQRQRVALAGILATDPEVIVFDEPTTGLDATQQEQFMQLVAKLNREEAVTVVMVTHSMDTVARYAPRTAVLKNGRVVFDGSTRELFADADLLADNDLQPPHVVEASHELAAAAGIDDALPALSIDELVAGLETDTAADAAEESEADAEEEADAEVDR
- a CDS encoding energy-coupling factor transporter transmembrane component T family protein; translated protein: MSATSLYVDRGTWIHRLDARSTLAFVLAIFVSGYIFDDPRFAAVPLVVAFVSLIAVGGWPNFKRLSPIVAALFVVGLVVWPLFTGPGGPTVIDLGPLVLSERELLFALGRSERIAVFIVGGLLFVTTTSNEEIVSGMRQLGIPFAFCFAVGTALRLFPTFIDAAGTVKQAQEARGLDLSDGNLIERLRSFVPLLVPVFMTAFRNVNTQSMALEARGFDTRRDRTFYGASSMGGIDWAVTVASLVVIVGVVGLRLAGYGTL
- a CDS encoding adenosylhomocysteinase — protein: MSQQTDPLTWARDYCPILRSFQDEYGDDEPLAGHTVAVATHLEAKSGILVETLHAAGADVFFTPSEPQSTHGDVVEALDAIEGVTAFAWEGMTDEEFDDQQHELLENEPDFILDDGCELISKAHADHPDVAADVIGGGEQTTAGITRVEAMEEEGVLEFPVYTVNDTPMKHFFDNVHGTGESALTNIAITSNTILSGKDVVVAGYGYCGRGIARKARGMGAQTIVTEVDPRKALEAHMDGHRVMSMAEATDVGDLFITTTGNRDVIRKEHFEAMADGVQLANAGHFDVEIDVDALAGLASDTSTPKEGVTRYHMPDGRDINLLADGRLVNLTGPYSQGHPAEVIDTTHSMMFVAAYDLIVENRDLTPGAYAIPDRLDREVAERKLETLDVTIDEMIESQREYATDWRHEGSSF